One window of Papaver somniferum cultivar HN1 chromosome 9, ASM357369v1, whole genome shotgun sequence genomic DNA carries:
- the LOC113308247 gene encoding protein LURP-one-related 8-like: MTKVYPNATTEIPRIPKQISDREVEVLTVWKKSLLFNCNGFTVFDTKGNLVFRVDNYRAGNKTEIFLMDASGKTLLTIRRKKLSLSDNWMVYDGENSVNPRFLVKKRVNFLTSKNLAHVISCSQSNSKELMYEIIGSYAQRCVGVYDNRKRLVAEIQRKEAAKGGASFGGDVFKLIVQPQIDSTIAMSLVILMEQMFGSRRSKSI; this comes from the exons ATGACAAAGGTATACCCAAATGCAACAACAGAAATCCCAAGAATTCCGAAACAAATTTCTGACAGGGAAGTGGAGGTATTAACAGTATGGAAAAAATCACTTCTCTTCAACTGCAACGGTTTTACCGTTTTTGATACAAAAGGAAATCTTGTTTTTCGTGTTGATAATTATCGAGCTGGGAATAAAACGGAAATCTTTTTAATGGATGCATCAGGAAAAACTCTTCTTACTATTCGTCGTAAG AAATTGAGTTTATCGGATAACTGGATGGTGTATGACGGAGAAAATTCTGTCAATCCAAGATTTCTGGTGAAAAAGCGTGTGAATTTCTTGACATCAAAGAACTTGGCTCATGTGATATCTTGTAGTCAGAGTAACAGTAAGGAGTTGATGTACGAGATTATTGGTTCGTATGCACAACGGTGTGTGGGTGTGTATGATAATAGAAAAAGACTAGTTGCAGAAATTCAAAGGAAAGAAGCAGCTAAAGGTGGTGCATCCTTTGGTGGCGATGTATTCAAGTTGATTGTACAGCcacaaattgattcaactatTGCAATGTCTCTGGTTATACTAATGGAACAGATGTTTGGTTCTCGAAGATCAAAATCAATTTAA